In a single window of the Arachis hypogaea cultivar Tifrunner chromosome 6, arahy.Tifrunner.gnm2.J5K5, whole genome shotgun sequence genome:
- the LOC112695280 gene encoding AAA-ATPase At2g46620 — protein sequence MPAMVILFVALAVLFLFFSFSKKLWRGVEDWFHVYQFLKVPQHNHTTLQENHLYRKVSLYLHSLASIEDSDFTTLLTGKKHNDILLCLGPNQTIQDRFLGATVFWHNQTDADDGADQNPQFNRARAFVLKIRKVDKRRILRPYLQHIHAVADDIEQQGNRDLRLFMNTAAAAQGGGRWRSVPFTHPCTFETLAMESDLKNRVKSDLESFLRAKQYYNRLGRVWKRSFLLYGPSGTGKSSFVAAMANFLRYDVYDIDLSKVPSDSDLKLLLLQTTPKSVVVVEDLDRFLAEKSTAVSPSGMLNFMDGVVSSCCGEEKVMVFTMNSKEHVDPNLLRPGRIDVHIHFPLCDFTAFKTMANNYLGVKEHKLFPQVQEIFQNGASLSPAEIGELMIANRNSPSRAIKSVITALQTDGDGRGSGSPIVRHTGEDDVDEPDAVMCGEGLHTVKDLRKLYGFFRLKNTRRSPSSNTSSMPSPLR from the coding sequence ATGCCTGCAATGGTCATACTCTTCGTAGCCCTCGCCGTTctgttcctcttcttctccttctccaagAAGCTATGGAGGGGCGTGGAAGACTGGTTCCACGTGTACCAGTTCTTGAAGGTCCCACAGCACAACCACACAACCTTGCAGGAGAATCATCTCTACAGGAAGGTCTCCCTCTACTTGCATTCTCTCGCTTCCATCGAAGACTCTGATTTCACAACACTCCTTACTGGCAAGAAGCATAATGACATCCTTCTCTGCCTCGGCCCCAACCAAACCATTCAGGACCGTTTTCTCGGAGCCACCGTCTTCTGGCACAACCAAACCGACGCCGACGACGGTGCTGATCAGAATCCCCAATTCAATCGCGCCAGAGCCTTCGTTCTCAAGATAAGAAAAGTGGACAAACGCCGAATCCTCCGCCCCTACCTTCAACACATTCACGCCGTCGCCGACGATATTGAGCAGCAAGGGAACCGCGATCTGCGGCTATTCATGAACACCGCTGCCGCTGCACAGGGAGGAGGAAGGTGGAGATCAGTTCCCTTTACCCACCCCTGCACCTTTGAAACCCTTGCCATGGAGTCCGATCTCAAGAACCGGGTGAAATCCGACCTCGAATCGTTCCTCAGGGCGAAGCAGTACTACAACCGGCTTGGCCGAGTGTGGAAACGGAGCTTCCTCTTATACGGTCCTTCCGGAACCGGAAAATCGAGCTTCGTCGCTGCCATGGCCAATTTCCTTCGCTACGACGTGTATGACATCGACCTCTCCAAGGTTCCCAGCGATTCGGATCTGAAACTGCTCCTACTACAGACGACGCCGAAAtcagtggtggtggtggaggacctCGACCGGTTCCTGGCGGAGAAATCCACGGCGGTGAGCCCTTCAGGGATGCTGAACTTTATGGACGGAGTAGTGAGCTCGTGCTGCGGCGAGGAGAAGGTGATGGTGTTCACGATGAACAGCAAGGAACACGTGGACCCGAACCTTCTTCGGCCGGGTCGGATCGACGTTCACATCCACTTTCCCTTGTGCGATTTCACGGCGTTCAAGACGATGGCGAATAACTACCTTGGAGTGAAGGAGCACAAGCTGTTCCCTCAGGTTCAAGAGATTTTCCAGAACGGTGCGAGTCTCAGCCCCGCCGAGATCGGCGAGTTGATGATCGCTAACCGAAACTCACCGAGTCGGGCCATCAAATCGGTGATCACCGCCTTACAAACGGACGGCGATGGGAGAGGGTCCGGGAGTCCGATCGTACGGCATACAGGGGAGGATGACGTGGACGAACCTGACGCTGTTATGTGTGGTGAGGGTCTCCACACGGTTAAGGATTTGCGTAAATTGTACGGCTTTTTCAGGTTGAAGAATACCAGAAGATCCCCCTCCTCCAACACCAGCTCAATGCCCAGCCCCTTGAGATGA
- the LOC112695283 gene encoding ATP synthase delta chain, chloroplastic-like: MDTLSSTVSTLKIPSVPTQTHRHRELFYHHLIRTNTPNCQPCVSSSTASIIPRTSKKAAASTFLPVSASSSSPPLQPCSSSPIFHAKPATGYAAAIIEVAQSTKSLHAVHMDVQRLLRFLQSSNNNDKEEAAATMMMMKEVGKQGKFQRHVVALLRMLMKKGKLGILGEVLKEFERIYEELCGTQVVLVSSEELLGIAKKVRQTPSFVF, encoded by the coding sequence ATGGATACATTATCAAGCACAGTTTCAACCCTCAAGATTCCATCAGTACCCACACAAACTCATCGTCATCGTGAATTATTCTATCATCACTTGATAAGAACCAACACTCCCAACTGTCAACCCTGTGTTTCTTCTTCCACTGCTTCCATTATTCCCAGAACCAGCAAGAAGGCTGCTGCCTCTACTTTTCTACCAGTCTCTGCTTCCTCATCGTCACCGCCTCTCCAACCatgttcttcttctccaatcttcCATGCAAAGCCAGCCACTGGGTACGCAGCGGCCATAATAGAGGTGGCTCAAAGCACCAAGTCCCTTCACGCCGTTCACATGGATGTTCAGAGGCTCCTGAGGTTTCTCCAATCAAGCAATAATAACGATAAGGAAGAAGCAGCGGCTaccatgatgatgatgaaggaGGTGGGCAAGCAAGGAAAGTTTCAGAGGCACGTGGTTGCGTTGTTGAGGATGCTGATGAAGAAGGGCAAATTGGGAATTTTGGGAGAAGTTTTAAAAGAGTTCGAGAGGATCTACGAGGAGCTTTGTGGAACTCAAGTGGTGTTGGTGTCATCTGAAGAGTTGTTAGGGATAGCCAAGAAGGTGCGGCAAACACCCTCTTTTGTCTTCTGA
- the LOC112695281 gene encoding ras-related protein RABA3: MNQEMNGIEGERARENNDNNNVNVPERIDYVFKVVVIGDSAVGKTQILSRFAKNEFCFDSKSTIGVEFQTRTVTIGGKLIKAQIWDTAGQERYRAVTSAYYRGALGAMVVYDITKRQTFDHVARWIEELRAHADTSIVIMLIGNKGDLVEKRAVRTEYAVEFAEEQGLFFSETSALSGENVESAFFKLLQHIHFVVSKKSLQSANNVINNAVTLKGSKIDVISGNDLESEITEIKKVSSCSC; the protein is encoded by the exons ATGAACCAGGAAATGAATGGGATTGAGGGTGAGAGAGCAAGGGAGAATAATGATAACAATAATGTGAATGTGCCGGAGAGAATAGATTATGTGTTCAAGGTGGTTGTGATTGGAGACTCGGCAGTGGGGAAGACTCAAATACTGTCTAGGTTTGCAAAGAATGAGTTCTGCTTTGACTCAAAGTCCACCATCGGAGTTGAGTTCCAGACCAGGACTGTCACCATTGGTGGCAAACTCATCAAAGCACAGATCTGGGACACTGCTGGCCAAGAAAG GTACAGGGCAGTGACAAGTGCGTACTACAGAGGAGCATTAGGAGCAATGGTGGTGTACGACATAACAAAGAGGCAGACATTTGATCACGTGGCGAGGTGGATAGAGGAGCTGAGGGCGCATGCAGACACTTCCATAGTCATAATGTTAATTGGGAACAAGGGTGACCTTGTGGAGAAGAGAGCAGTGCGGACGGAGTATGCGGTGGAGTTTGCGGAGGAACAGGGGCTCTTCTTCTCGGAGACTTCAGCTCTCAGCGGTGAGAATGTGGAGAGTGCCTTCTTCAAGTTGCTTCAACACATCCATTTCGTGGTCTCTAAGAAGTCATTGCAATCTGCCAACAATGTCATTAATAATGCTGTCACTCTTAAGGGATCAAAGATTGATGTAATCTCTGGTAATGACTTAGAGTCAGAGATTACTGAGATTAAGAAAGTCTCTTCATGCTCTTGttga
- the LOC114924166 gene encoding uncharacterized protein, whose product MCRGLPWAPRCRRQEQLVGSSSLVVFWFRTSPSPWTVVRWYASKMLFAAIDENHHGTYDLMYLPIDFKNKCNVGYAFINMVSPSHIIPFYEENFLSSNLNVLVNQMGLTQVICWRAQRVIGTRN is encoded by the exons ATGTGTCGCGGCCTTCCCTGGGCTCCTCGTTGCCGGCGACAGGAGCAACTCGTTGGATCGTCGTCGCTCGTCGTCTTCTGGTTTCGGACCTCGCCGTCGCCGTGGACCGTAGTCCGTTG GTACGCATCAAAGATGCTTTTTGCTGCAATTGATGAGAATCACCATGGCACTTATGACTTAATGTACTTGCCAATTGATTTTAAG AACAAGTGTAATGTGGGATATGCCTTCATCAATATGGTGTCTCCTTCACACATAATTCCATTCTATGAG GAGAATTTTCTATCCAGCAATTTGAATGTATTGGTCAATCAGATGGGTCTTACTCAGGTGATTTGTTGGAGAGCCCAAAGGGTGATTGGGACGAGAAACTAG